In the Candidatus Binatus sp. genome, one interval contains:
- a CDS encoding c-type cytochrome — MAGRPGLDPTEEGKSYSALFVLMVALLLVTAVWSIWDDNISRRPWKEYQVKWDRLAYDKYMKDADDEQKRLNADPEYQKASKELAEAQKELHSGATAAKLDDLHAKLRDLNVVADDKDQAVRFTKSFLTERWYDYNHALQAKEDATPYKQEIDRLNADLAKENLVSDKAKADVQAVKDEIEAINSKTETLTEQMKKLTAKRDDFIEKADTYMIPIAVRGVVLFRYPKIPKIQQTSIDDFDRNAFDQAIARVDRCQSCHMGIDKKGFETAPQPFRTHTNFDQIMLKHPPDKLGCTPCHDGQGPAVSSVRLAHGEDHDWDSPMLKGDKMESRCIKCHLDVGSLHDADGKPIAINWVEGERMFQQMGCAGCHLVAGYEDMPKIGPYLKLASAKLDPSWTVRWITDPHVFRPHTRMPNFMFSREEATAVAAYLMDSSSKQSKGWTAAHVAPPTLAADVKNPGLIEEGKGLFESVGCKGCHSIEPDQYGTPVGDAANFKPDQTRTTKDFAPDLSKIAEKTSASWVYFWLRNPRDFAPHTAMPSLRLTDHEAAALTAFVMTHGEKKEDPGVETALKAPDQVKKGEALVRKYGCFGCHEIEGMDKESRIGVELTTFGSKHLDELFFGNETEIPETWDAWTFHKLQSPRIYATKDVEQLMPNFDFDDVDIKNLRVFLAGLTSGTVQERYRMPGSQHQTQIVAGRRSVNYYNCVGCHIVENRGGYVRRFYTEDQINFAPPILNGEGAKVQPQWLFTFLQGPTSIRPWLKIRMPTFHLSNPEDDTIVNYFTGLSDVDVPYMFINTNLIAPVELQAGAKLMSKDYFNCFSCHQQGDKKPEGPESGWAPDLALAHQRLNPEWILAWIANPPSIQPGTKMPSFYPGGPDDILGGKQDEQIKAIRDYIFWFGSHPGQPIPGQVATNPVKVSKVSKK, encoded by the coding sequence ATGGCGGGCAGACCGGGGCTTGATCCCACCGAGGAAGGAAAATCATACAGCGCGCTGTTCGTGCTGATGGTCGCGCTGTTGCTGGTGACCGCGGTCTGGTCGATCTGGGACGACAACATCTCGCGTCGTCCGTGGAAGGAATACCAGGTCAAGTGGGACCGCCTCGCGTACGACAAGTACATGAAGGATGCGGACGACGAGCAGAAGCGCCTCAACGCGGATCCCGAATATCAGAAAGCGTCCAAGGAGTTGGCCGAGGCGCAAAAGGAATTGCACTCGGGCGCCACCGCCGCCAAGCTCGACGATCTGCACGCGAAGCTCCGCGATCTTAATGTTGTCGCCGACGACAAGGATCAGGCGGTTCGCTTCACCAAGTCGTTCCTCACCGAGCGATGGTACGATTACAACCACGCGCTGCAGGCGAAAGAGGATGCGACTCCATACAAGCAGGAGATCGATCGGCTGAACGCGGACCTCGCCAAGGAGAATCTCGTCTCCGACAAGGCCAAGGCCGACGTGCAAGCGGTCAAGGATGAGATCGAGGCAATCAACTCGAAGACCGAAACGCTGACCGAACAGATGAAAAAGCTGACGGCCAAGCGCGACGACTTTATCGAGAAGGCCGACACCTACATGATCCCGATCGCCGTGCGCGGGGTTGTGCTGTTCCGCTATCCGAAAATTCCGAAAATTCAGCAGACGTCGATCGACGATTTCGATCGCAACGCGTTCGACCAGGCAATCGCGCGAGTAGATCGATGCCAAAGCTGTCACATGGGCATCGACAAGAAAGGCTTCGAGACTGCGCCGCAGCCATTTCGCACGCATACTAACTTCGATCAGATCATGCTGAAGCATCCGCCCGACAAGCTCGGATGCACACCTTGTCACGATGGCCAGGGCCCGGCGGTGAGTTCGGTGCGCCTCGCGCACGGCGAAGATCACGATTGGGATTCGCCGATGCTGAAGGGCGACAAGATGGAGTCGCGGTGTATCAAGTGCCACCTCGATGTCGGCTCGCTGCACGACGCGGACGGCAAGCCAATCGCGATCAACTGGGTCGAAGGCGAGCGGATGTTCCAGCAGATGGGATGCGCGGGATGCCATCTGGTCGCGGGCTACGAGGACATGCCGAAGATCGGGCCTTACCTGAAGCTCGCGTCGGCCAAGCTCGATCCGTCGTGGACTGTCCGCTGGATCACCGATCCGCACGTGTTCCGGCCGCACACGCGGATGCCGAATTTCATGTTCTCGCGCGAAGAGGCGACCGCGGTCGCCGCCTACCTGATGGATAGCTCGTCGAAGCAGTCGAAGGGTTGGACGGCGGCGCACGTCGCGCCGCCGACGCTCGCTGCCGACGTGAAAAATCCGGGATTGATCGAAGAAGGCAAAGGTCTCTTCGAGTCAGTTGGATGCAAGGGCTGTCACTCGATCGAGCCGGACCAGTACGGCACCCCGGTCGGCGATGCGGCGAACTTCAAGCCGGATCAAACGCGCACGACCAAGGACTTCGCCCCTGATCTCAGCAAGATCGCCGAGAAAACTTCGGCCTCGTGGGTCTATTTCTGGCTGCGTAATCCGCGCGACTTCGCACCGCATACTGCGATGCCCTCGCTACGCTTGACCGATCATGAAGCTGCGGCGCTGACTGCGTTCGTGATGACGCATGGCGAGAAGAAAGAAGATCCCGGCGTCGAGACTGCGCTCAAGGCGCCCGATCAGGTCAAGAAGGGCGAAGCGCTGGTGCGCAAGTATGGATGCTTTGGCTGCCACGAAATCGAAGGGATGGACAAGGAATCGCGCATCGGCGTCGAACTGACGACGTTCGGATCGAAGCATCTCGACGAATTGTTCTTCGGCAACGAGACCGAGATTCCCGAGACTTGGGATGCGTGGACGTTCCACAAGCTGCAGTCACCGCGCATCTATGCGACCAAGGACGTCGAGCAGTTGATGCCGAATTTCGACTTCGACGATGTTGACATCAAGAACCTGCGCGTCTTCCTGGCGGGACTTACCTCAGGCACGGTGCAGGAGCGCTACCGGATGCCCGGCTCGCAGCATCAGACCCAAATCGTCGCGGGCCGCCGGTCGGTCAATTACTACAATTGCGTCGGATGCCATATCGTCGAGAATCGCGGCGGCTACGTGCGGCGTTTCTACACCGAGGATCAGATCAATTTCGCGCCGCCGATTCTGAACGGCGAAGGCGCCAAGGTGCAGCCGCAATGGCTGTTCACGTTCCTGCAAGGTCCGACCTCTATTAGGCCGTGGCTGAAGATTCGGATGCCGACCTTTCATCTGTCGAATCCGGAAGACGATACGATCGTGAATTATTTCACCGGGCTGTCGGACGTGGACGTGCCGTACATGTTTATCAATACGAACCTGATCGCGCCGGTCGAACTGCAGGCGGGCGCCAAGCTGATGTCGAAGGATTACTTCAACTGCTTTAGCTGCCATCAGCAGGGCGACAAGAAGCCCGAAGGTCCCGAGTCAGGATGGGCGCCCGACCTCGCGCTGGCTCATCAGCGGCTTAATCCTGAGTGGATTCTGGCATGGATAGCGAATCCGCCGTCGATCCAGCCGGGCACCAAGATGCCGTCGTTCTATCCGGGCGGTCCCGACGACATCCTGGGCGGCAAGCAGGACGAACAAATCAAAGCAATTCGGGACTATATTTTCTGGTTCGGGAGCCATCCGGGGCAGCCGATACCGGGGCAGGTGGCGACCAATCCGGTCAAAGTGAGTAAAGTGAGTAAGAAGTAG
- a CDS encoding cytochrome b N-terminal domain-containing protein — protein MAKLDWNEIKRQITDSDAWQSIFRHGYEDTPRNRILMVSGNVWLHLHPSKVQKHTVRLRFTWCMGGITFLLFLVTVITGIYLMFYYRPTAEYAYADMKYLEFDMPFGMLMRNMHRWAAHGMVIAVWLHMFRVFMTGSYKPPREFNWVIGVILLVLTLLLSFTGYLLPWDQLSIWAVTVGSNMARATPLLGHGGPFHEVLGVNPVYDARAFIFGGAEIGPHTLLRFYILHCIFFPLLASLFMAVHFWRIRRDGMSGPL, from the coding sequence ATGGCTAAGTTGGACTGGAACGAAATCAAACGTCAGATAACCGACTCGGACGCCTGGCAATCGATTTTCAGGCACGGTTACGAGGATACGCCCCGCAACCGCATCCTGATGGTGTCGGGCAACGTATGGCTACATCTGCATCCGTCGAAAGTGCAGAAGCATACGGTGCGATTGCGGTTTACGTGGTGCATGGGCGGCATCACGTTCCTGCTGTTCCTGGTCACCGTGATCACCGGCATCTACCTGATGTTCTACTATCGGCCAACGGCGGAATACGCTTACGCCGACATGAAGTATCTCGAGTTCGACATGCCGTTCGGGATGCTGATGCGCAATATGCATCGCTGGGCCGCGCACGGGATGGTGATCGCGGTCTGGCTGCATATGTTCCGCGTCTTCATGACCGGTTCGTATAAACCGCCGCGCGAATTCAACTGGGTGATCGGCGTGATCCTGCTGGTGCTGACGCTCTTGCTGTCGTTCACGGGATACCTGCTGCCGTGGGACCAACTCTCGATTTGGGCGGTGACGGTCGGCTCGAACATGGCCCGCGCGACGCCGCTGCTCGGGCACGGCGGTCCATTCCATGAGGTGCTGGGTGTGAACCCGGTTTACGATGCGCGCGCGTTTATTTTCGGCGGCGCGGAAATCGGACCGCATACGCTGCTCCGATTCTACATCCTGCACTGCATCTTCTTTCCGTTGCTGGCAAGCCTTTTCATGGCGGTGCATTTCTGGCGTATCCGCCGCGACGGCATGTCGGGACCGCTCTAG
- a CDS encoding class I SAM-dependent methyltransferase, translated as MAEPHQSRVYSDLARFYDFFFGRVFVDREHEVIESLNLRPGNRVLEVGVGTGIALDAYPPYAHIVAIDPSASMLKHAAEKVKENNMGHVELKIGDALNLDFPDNSFDFVTSFHVLTVVPDPYRMISEMVRVCKPGGRIAMTTHFQSANPIVALANTLVNPITKLLGWSTRLRKQDVLKGHPITLERNGKVSPFSVHTVIIARKNS; from the coding sequence ATGGCTGAACCGCATCAGAGCCGCGTCTATTCCGATCTGGCCCGCTTCTACGATTTTTTCTTCGGGCGCGTGTTCGTCGATCGCGAGCATGAAGTTATCGAAAGCCTGAATCTCAGGCCGGGCAACCGCGTGCTCGAGGTTGGAGTCGGCACTGGAATCGCGCTCGACGCCTACCCGCCGTATGCGCATATCGTCGCGATCGATCCGTCGGCCTCGATGCTGAAGCACGCCGCCGAGAAGGTGAAGGAAAATAATATGGGCCACGTCGAGCTTAAGATCGGCGATGCGCTCAATCTGGATTTTCCCGACAACAGCTTCGATTTCGTCACGTCGTTCCATGTGCTCACGGTGGTGCCGGATCCGTACAGGATGATCTCCGAGATGGTGCGCGTGTGTAAGCCCGGCGGGCGGATCGCGATGACGACGCATTTCCAGAGCGCGAATCCGATCGTGGCGCTGGCCAACACGCTGGTTAACCCGATCACCAAGCTGCTCGGATGGTCAACGCGGCTGCGCAAGCAGGACGTGCTGAAGGGTCATCCGATCACGCTCGAGCGCAACGGTAAGGTGAGCCCGTTCTCGGTGCACACCGTGATCATCGCGCGCAAGAATTCGTAG
- a CDS encoding helix-turn-helix domain-containing protein codes for MADKDDILLNSREVAFLLDLSPDTVNEFARRNIIPAFKKGRQWRFRKRDITLVKRQLRGINAAA; via the coding sequence ATGGCCGATAAAGACGACATACTGCTCAACTCGCGCGAGGTCGCGTTCCTGCTCGACCTCAGCCCGGACACCGTGAACGAATTTGCCCGCCGCAATATTATTCCGGCCTTCAAGAAAGGGCGGCAGTGGCGATTCCGCAAACGCGACATCACCTTGGTCAAGCGGCAACTGCGCGGTATCAACGCGGCGGCCTGA
- the secD gene encoding protein translocase subunit SecD gives MDSQSENIGPVLIMAALIAVFLYLHFTGGSGLTRIYVAAALVVSALVILLPSLNVDLPDWYKATLGTAKIQLGLDLQGGTHLLMSVKLDEAVKTQLRRRGDDLKRELKANKLDVDSVGVDDSGRMIVKLKTSDERTPFLDLAQKSFSDLVVSSVTDASGPTYSLDFKPSEAALIRTNAMDQALETIRNRIDQLGVRETTVAREGDNEILVQLPGIQDPERAKELIGKTAVLEFKLVDDSHNVEDAVKDGPPPGDDLLYGSAERGGRTPYLVEAPLLMQGDVVTDARVRPGGRLEGPYVGVELDARGAQIFDAMTAENVGRKLAIILDKTVYSAPVIKERIPGGHVQINGRFSINEAHDLAIVLKSGALPAPVEIEEERTVGPSLGRDSIRAGIMSFVIGAGAVLIFMAVYYDGAGLLADFGLSLNILLLICVMAAMGATLTLPGIAGIVLTLGMSVDANVLVNERMREELRSGKSPREAVKLGYQRAWSAIRDSNISTFAAGLILFNFGTGPVKGFAVTLCVGVLTGLFSCIVVTRAWYDYLISIRRLNAISV, from the coding sequence TTGGATAGTCAATCGGAAAATATCGGCCCGGTGCTGATCATGGCCGCCTTGATCGCCGTGTTTCTCTATCTCCATTTCACCGGCGGCAGCGGGCTTACGCGGATTTATGTCGCGGCGGCATTGGTCGTGTCAGCGTTGGTGATCCTGTTGCCGAGTCTCAACGTCGATTTGCCGGATTGGTACAAGGCCACGCTTGGGACGGCGAAGATTCAGCTCGGTCTCGACTTGCAAGGCGGGACGCATCTGCTGATGAGCGTCAAGCTCGACGAGGCGGTGAAAACTCAACTGCGGCGGCGCGGCGACGATCTCAAGCGCGAGCTCAAAGCCAACAAGCTCGACGTCGATTCGGTCGGCGTCGATGACAGCGGCCGCATGATCGTTAAGCTCAAGACCAGCGACGAGCGCACGCCGTTTCTCGATCTGGCGCAGAAGTCGTTCTCGGACCTGGTCGTATCGAGCGTGACGGACGCGTCGGGGCCGACCTATTCGCTCGATTTCAAGCCAAGCGAGGCCGCTCTGATCCGCACCAACGCGATGGATCAGGCGCTCGAGACGATCCGCAATCGAATCGATCAGCTTGGCGTGCGTGAAACGACGGTGGCGCGCGAGGGTGACAATGAAATCCTGGTCCAGCTTCCGGGTATCCAGGATCCGGAACGCGCGAAGGAACTGATCGGCAAGACCGCGGTGCTCGAGTTCAAGCTGGTGGACGATTCACACAACGTCGAGGATGCGGTCAAAGATGGTCCGCCGCCCGGCGACGACCTGCTTTACGGCTCAGCCGAGCGCGGCGGCAGAACTCCGTACCTGGTCGAAGCGCCGTTGCTGATGCAGGGCGACGTCGTCACCGATGCGCGCGTGCGCCCGGGCGGACGGCTCGAAGGACCCTACGTCGGCGTCGAACTCGACGCGCGCGGGGCACAGATTTTCGACGCGATGACGGCCGAGAACGTCGGCCGCAAGCTCGCGATCATCCTCGACAAGACCGTGTACTCCGCGCCCGTGATCAAGGAGCGGATTCCCGGCGGCCACGTGCAGATTAACGGCCGCTTCTCGATCAACGAGGCGCACGACCTCGCGATCGTGCTCAAGTCGGGCGCGTTGCCGGCGCCGGTGGAAATCGAGGAGGAGCGCACCGTTGGGCCGTCGCTGGGGCGCGATTCGATTCGCGCAGGTATCATGTCGTTCGTGATCGGCGCGGGCGCCGTGCTGATCTTCATGGCGGTTTACTACGACGGCGCGGGCTTGCTCGCCGACTTCGGACTCTCACTTAACATCCTGCTCCTGATCTGTGTGATGGCGGCGATGGGCGCGACGTTGACGCTGCCTGGAATCGCGGGAATCGTGCTGACGCTCGGGATGTCGGTGGACGCTAACGTGCTGGTGAACGAACGGATGCGCGAGGAGCTGCGCTCCGGTAAGTCGCCGCGCGAGGCGGTCAAGCTCGGCTATCAACGCGCGTGGTCGGCGATTCGCGATTCGAATATCTCGACCTTCGCCGCGGGGCTGATCCTGTTCAATTTCGGCACTGGTCCGGTGAAGGGCTTTGCCGTCACTTTGTGCGTGGGAGTGCTGACCGGGCTTTTTTCATGTATCGTCGTGACGCGGGCGTGGTACGATTACCTGATTTCAATACGAAGATTGAATGCGATCAGCGTTTAG
- the yajC gene encoding preprotein translocase subunit YajC has product MLFEGTAYAQAAAGAGAGGEQVIYTTVVPLALLFGIFYFLLIRPQTKKAQEHSKMLKDLKRNDEVVTTGGVIGRIVELGDTVVTLEVAPNVRIRVERAQIANVSTYGKGGGKKE; this is encoded by the coding sequence ATGCTTTTTGAAGGAACTGCGTATGCGCAAGCTGCAGCGGGCGCGGGGGCGGGCGGCGAGCAGGTAATTTACACCACCGTGGTGCCGCTGGCGCTGCTGTTCGGCATCTTCTATTTCCTGCTGATTCGCCCGCAGACCAAGAAGGCGCAGGAACACTCGAAGATGCTGAAGGATCTCAAGCGCAACGACGAAGTCGTCACCACCGGCGGCGTGATCGGGCGAATCGTCGAACTGGGCGACACGGTGGTGACGCTGGAAGTCGCGCCCAACGTGCGGATTCGAGTCGAGCGAGCGCAAATCGCGAATGTATCCACCTATGGCAAGGGCGGCGGCAAGAAAGAATAA
- the tgt gene encoding tRNA guanosine(34) transglycosylase Tgt: MQSPIEFSVIARDDGARAGRLVTGHGEVATPAFMPVGTRAAVKAMAPDELWDMGYRMVLANAYHLAIRPGAELVREMGGVASFMGYRGAVLTDSGGFQAMSLAQINSITDDGIRFRSHLDGSLLMLTPESAVEIQQHLGADIMMALDECTPYPCEHGRALKSLDLTARWAERSHAARISTTQALFGIVQGSVYPDLRKMSAAQITSIAFDGYAVGGLSVGEPKPAMLEMAALSVSMLPADKPRYLMGVGTPADLLAAIAMGFDMFDCVLPTRNARNGSAFTSEGRISIKQAVHARDGRPLDPACDCRPCRTHSRAYLRHLFMSGEILAARALTEHNLHFYANLMRGAQAAIASRTFAAYAKDVAAGWPVKEAAEGA; this comes from the coding sequence ATGCAGTCGCCAATCGAATTCAGCGTGATTGCCCGGGATGATGGTGCGCGCGCGGGACGCCTCGTCACCGGTCACGGCGAGGTAGCGACGCCGGCGTTCATGCCGGTCGGCACTCGCGCCGCGGTCAAGGCGATGGCGCCGGATGAACTCTGGGATATGGGTTACCGAATGGTGCTCGCCAACGCGTATCATCTCGCGATCCGGCCGGGTGCGGAGTTGGTGCGCGAGATGGGCGGCGTCGCGAGCTTCATGGGATATCGCGGCGCGGTGCTGACGGACTCGGGCGGCTTCCAGGCGATGAGCCTCGCGCAAATCAATTCGATCACCGACGATGGGATTCGATTCAGGTCTCATCTCGACGGATCGCTGCTGATGCTCACGCCGGAGAGCGCGGTCGAGATTCAGCAGCATCTCGGCGCGGACATCATGATGGCGCTCGACGAATGCACGCCGTATCCCTGTGAGCACGGCCGCGCGCTCAAGTCGCTCGATTTGACGGCGCGATGGGCCGAGCGTAGTCACGCCGCGCGGATCAGCACGACGCAGGCGCTGTTCGGAATCGTGCAAGGGAGCGTGTATCCAGATTTACGCAAGATGAGTGCGGCGCAGATCACGTCGATCGCGTTCGACGGCTATGCGGTGGGCGGGCTCTCGGTCGGTGAGCCGAAGCCGGCGATGCTCGAGATGGCGGCGCTATCGGTCTCGATGCTGCCCGCCGACAAGCCGCGCTACCTGATGGGCGTCGGTACGCCGGCGGATTTGCTCGCGGCGATCGCGATGGGCTTCGACATGTTCGATTGCGTGTTGCCGACGCGCAACGCGCGCAACGGCTCGGCGTTCACCAGCGAGGGCCGCATCTCGATCAAGCAAGCTGTGCATGCGCGCGACGGCCGACCGCTGGATCCGGCCTGCGATTGCCGTCCATGCCGGACTCATTCGCGCGCGTATCTGCGCCATCTATTTATGTCGGGCGAGATACTCGCGGCGCGCGCGCTGACGGAGCATAATCTGCACTTCTATGCGAACTTGATGCGCGGGGCGCAAGCTGCTATCGCGTCGCGGACGTTTGCGGCATACGCGAAGGATGTCGCGGCGGGCTGGCCGGTGAAGGAAGCGGCCGAAGGCGCATAG
- the queA gene encoding tRNA preQ1(34) S-adenosylmethionine ribosyltransferase-isomerase QueA, with the protein MRLSELDYDLPAELIAQEPLERRDQARMLVLDRKTKSIEHSRFYKLARHLRTGDLIVLNDTRVLPARLFAKKESGGRVEMLLVRPIDAPREGPAGAWIALVRTHRVLRENTRLILADGHALRIVGYARPGRPIVVSDDGIAIEQLLELDGVLALPHYIHRTVGASDLVDYQTVYAMKPGSIAAPTAGLHFTDDVFKALAEAGIRTATVTLHIGPGTFAPVRAPEIESHTMEAEWFTIPPATQTAIEHTRRVGGRIIAVGTSATRALESWAITGEADGFTGLFIHPGFRFKLVDAMITNFHMPRTTVLALVMALAGRDAILNAYREAIRHRYRFLSYGDAMLIL; encoded by the coding sequence ATGCGACTGTCCGAACTAGACTACGATTTGCCCGCCGAATTGATCGCCCAAGAACCGCTGGAACGCCGCGACCAGGCGCGGATGCTGGTGCTCGATCGCAAGACCAAATCGATCGAGCATTCGCGCTTTTACAAACTCGCGCGTCATCTGCGCACCGGCGACTTGATCGTCCTCAATGACACGCGGGTGCTGCCCGCGCGCCTCTTTGCGAAGAAGGAATCGGGCGGACGCGTCGAGATGCTGCTGGTCCGGCCGATCGACGCGCCGCGCGAAGGGCCCGCGGGCGCATGGATTGCTCTTGTCCGGACTCATCGCGTGCTCAGGGAAAACACGCGCCTGATTCTCGCCGATGGACACGCGCTCCGGATCGTCGGCTACGCGCGGCCCGGGCGTCCGATCGTCGTCAGCGACGACGGTATCGCGATCGAGCAACTCCTTGAACTCGATGGCGTCCTCGCGCTGCCGCATTACATTCATCGCACGGTCGGCGCGTCGGATCTCGTGGACTATCAGACCGTTTACGCGATGAAGCCTGGCTCGATTGCGGCGCCCACGGCGGGCCTGCACTTCACCGACGACGTATTCAAAGCGCTCGCCGAGGCGGGTATTCGCACGGCGACGGTGACGCTGCATATCGGGCCCGGCACTTTCGCGCCGGTGCGCGCGCCCGAAATCGAAAGTCATACGATGGAAGCGGAGTGGTTCACGATTCCGCCGGCGACGCAGACTGCGATCGAGCACACGCGCCGCGTTGGCGGCCGGATCATCGCGGTCGGCACCAGTGCGACCCGCGCGCTCGAATCGTGGGCGATCACCGGCGAGGCGGATGGCTTCACCGGTCTCTTTATTCATCCGGGCTTTCGCTTCAAGCTGGTGGACGCGATGATCACCAACTTTCACATGCCGCGCACGACCGTGCTGGCGCTGGTGATGGCGCTCGCGGGCCGCGACGCGATCCTCAACGCGTATCGCGAAGCGATTCGTCATCGTTATCGCTTTCTCAGTTACGGCGACGCGATGCTGATCCTGTGA
- a CDS encoding radical SAM protein, whose product MSSKRYQLKETTRALTRTGGFLRGFAFSLNPYAGCAFGDAGGCPFCYVRMLPVAHGEKSPWGSWVIAKSNLAERLERELAALEHSGRLAGTTIFMSSATDPYQGIERSLKLTRAALEAFVRHPMRRLLIQTRSPIIERDLDLITALGNRAIVSITIETDDDNVRRAISPTSPSVERRLKTARMFRKHGVFTQIAIAPMMPNHPERFACLIDDAADRVIVDTYFDGDGARGARSTALGIGELYARRGYEGWFRRGAERELLAAMRSRLGEHRVLFSGAGFNAV is encoded by the coding sequence GTGTCGTCGAAGCGCTATCAGCTCAAGGAAACCACGCGCGCGCTGACTCGGACCGGCGGATTTCTCCGCGGGTTCGCATTCTCGCTCAATCCATACGCCGGATGCGCATTCGGCGACGCCGGCGGATGCCCGTTCTGCTACGTGAGGATGCTCCCGGTCGCACACGGTGAAAAATCGCCGTGGGGCAGTTGGGTAATCGCAAAGTCGAACCTTGCCGAGCGCCTCGAGCGCGAACTCGCCGCGCTCGAGCATTCGGGCCGCCTCGCCGGGACGACCATCTTCATGTCGAGCGCGACCGACCCGTACCAGGGAATCGAGCGGAGCCTCAAGCTCACGCGCGCCGCGCTGGAGGCTTTTGTCCGCCATCCGATGCGCCGGCTGTTGATTCAGACGCGGAGTCCAATAATCGAGCGCGACCTCGATCTGATCACAGCGCTCGGCAATCGCGCGATCGTTTCGATCACGATCGAAACCGACGACGACAATGTGCGCCGCGCGATCTCGCCCACGTCGCCATCGGTCGAGCGGCGGCTTAAGACGGCGCGGATGTTCCGCAAGCACGGCGTGTTCACGCAAATCGCAATCGCGCCGATGATGCCGAATCATCCGGAGCGTTTCGCCTGCCTGATCGACGACGCGGCCGATCGCGTGATCGTCGATACGTACTTCGACGGCGACGGCGCTCGCGGGGCGCGATCGACGGCGCTCGGAATCGGCGAACTGTACGCGCGGCGCGGCTACGAAGGATGGTTCCGGCGCGGCGCCGAGCGCGAACTGCTCGCGGCGATGCGATCGCGACTCGGGGAGCATCGCGTGCTGTTCAGCGGCGCGGGATTCAACGCGGTGTGA
- a CDS encoding ubiquinol-cytochrome c reductase iron-sulfur subunit, which yields MAAALKEKAPTDPIELKKWREEEQAKERAKRGKEKAEIGTLWSRRDFLGVLGWAGFGAFSLLGLLAAVRSAFPRVLFLPPSKFKAGLPDDYVVGEVSEKFKQDFRTWIIRTKAGFYAIFAKCTHLGCTPRWLKAEEKFKCPCHGSGYDISGLNFEGPAPRPMDRFKIYVGDDGQLVVDKAVVYTMEPGADPNEQHPESILKLA from the coding sequence ATGGCTGCTGCACTGAAAGAGAAAGCTCCGACCGATCCGATTGAATTAAAGAAGTGGCGCGAAGAAGAACAGGCGAAAGAACGCGCCAAACGTGGCAAGGAAAAAGCTGAAATCGGCACCTTGTGGAGCCGGCGCGATTTCCTGGGCGTGCTCGGATGGGCCGGCTTCGGCGCCTTCTCGCTGCTGGGATTGCTGGCCGCCGTGCGCTCCGCGTTTCCCCGCGTGCTGTTTCTGCCGCCCTCGAAGTTCAAGGCGGGTCTGCCTGATGACTATGTCGTCGGCGAAGTCAGCGAAAAATTCAAGCAGGATTTCCGCACCTGGATTATCCGCACCAAGGCGGGCTTCTATGCCATCTTCGCGAAGTGCACGCACCTCGGATGCACGCCGCGATGGCTCAAGGCGGAAGAAAAATTCAAATGTCCGTGCCACGGCTCCGGCTATGATATCAGCGGCCTCAACTTTGAAGGACCCGCGCCGCGGCCGATGGATCGATTCAAGATTTACGTCGGCGACGACGGACAACTGGTAGTCGATAAGGCGGTGGTTTATACGATGGAACCGGGCGCCGACCCCAACGA